CCGGCCCTGGGCTTTATCACCTACCCCGACTCGCTGGGGGCGGCCGTGGCCTACGCCGACGACAGCCTACAGCTGGGCGGGCGCCGTAGCGGGCTGGGCTTGCCCAACTTCAACCAAAGCTCCCTGCTCCGAGTGGGCTTCGGGGCCCAGTCTACGGCGTGTTTGGAAATAACCTTTCGGGCTGGTTCTCCTATTCCTAACCCGGAGCGCTACGAGTGGGACTTTGGCGACGGTACTAAGTCGACGGTAGCCAACCCCGTTCATACCTTCCCCCGGCCCGGCGACTATGTTGTGACGCTGCGCATTACTAATTTTTGCTTTTGCCGCGAAACCCAAGCCCTTATCCGGGTACCCGGCCCGCCCACGCCGGGCAGCATCGCCGACAGTCAGACGCTGTGCGCCGGGGCCACGCCGGCTCCGCTCACCAGTGCCGCCCCGGCTGGTGCCGGCACCGGGCAGTTCAGCTATCAGTGGCAATCGTCGCCGGACAACACCACCTGGACCGACATTGGCGGCGCTACTGCCGAAACCTTCACGCCCCCCGCGCTAAGCACTACTACCTATTTCCGGCGGCTGGTAACGTCGGGCTTCTGCGAGCCGCGCACGCCAACGGCATCCGTCCGCATCACCGTGCTACCGGCCCTGGTGGCTGGCAGCATTGCCGCCGACCAAACCGTGTGCGCCGGCACCACCCCCGCGCCGCTGACGAGCAGCGCCCCGGCTACGGGCGGTACGGGCACGTTTGCGTATCAGTGGGAGTCGTCCACGGATAACACCACCTGGACTGCCATCAGCGGGGCCACCGGCGAAACGCTGGCGCCCGGCCCGCTTACGGTTACCACCTACTTCCGCCGCCAAGTGCGCTCCGGGGCCTGCACCACCGGGCCTTCCAACACCGTTACAGTAACTGTAGCGCCGGCCCTAACGGCCGGTAGCATTGCCGCAAGCCAAACTGTGTGCGCCGGCGGCACGCCTGCTGCCCTTACCAGCGAAACTCCGGCCACGGGCGGTACGGGCAGTATCGACTATCAATGGGAATCATCGACAGACAATACTACCTGGACGCCCATTAGCGGGGCCACCGGGCCGACGTATGCACCGGGTGCGCTGACGGCTACTACGTACTTCCGGCGCCGGGCAAGCTCGGGCAGCGCCTGCGCCCCGGCTTTGTCCAATGTCGTCACCATTACCGTAGCGCCGGCGCTGGTAGCCGGCACCATCGGCACGAGCCAGACGCTGTGCCCCGGCGCTACCCCCGCCCCCCTTACCAGCACGGCCGGGGCCAGCGGTGGCACGGGCACGCCTGTGTACCAGTGGGAATCTTCTCCCGACAACTCGACCTGGACCGCCATAGCCGGGGCCACGGGCGAGACCTTCACGCCCGGTCCGCTGTTTGTTACCACTTATTTCCGGCGCCGGGTGACGGCGGGGCCCTGCGGCCCGGAGTATTCGGCCCCGGTTGCCTTGACGGTGCTGCCGCCGCTGAGCGCGGGTAGCATTGCGGCCGACCAGACCATCTGTGCGGGGGCTGCGCCGGCTCCGCTTACCAGCACCAGCGAGGCCGGCGGCGGCACGGGCACGTTTGCGTATCAGTGGGAGTCTTCAGTGGATAATGTGAACTGGACGGCCGTTGCTGGCGCTACCGGCGCGACTTTCACGCCCGGCCCGCTGGCAGCTACCACCTATTTCCGCCGTCAGGTAAGCTCCGGGGCCTGCACTACCACGCCATCCAACGTGGTGACGATAACCGTGGTACCGGCCCTGACGGCCGGCAGCATTGCCGCAAACCAAACTGTGTGCACCGGCGGTATCCCGGCTGCCCTCACTAGTGAGACACCAGCCGCGGGCGGTACGGGCACGGTTGCGTACCAGTGGGAATCTTCTCCGGATAACTCGACCTGGACGGCCATTGGCGGAGCCACGGGGCCGACGTATGCGCCGGGTGCGCTGACGGTTACCACGTACTTCCGGCGCCGGGCAAGCTCGGGACCTTGCGGGCCGGCTTTGTCTAATGTCGTTACCATCACCGTGGCGCCGGCCCTGGCCGCTGGTACCATCGGTGCCAGCCAGGCCCTGTGCCCTGACGCTGTGCCCGCACCGCTTACCAGCACGGCCGGAGCTAGTGGCGGCACGGGTAGCTACAGCTACCAGTGGGAATCCTCGGCGGATAACTCGACCTGGACGCCGATTGCCGGTGCCACCGGGGCCGACTATGCGCCGGGTCCGCTCGTAGCCACTACCTACTACCGGCGGCGGGTAACGTCGGGGCCCTGCGGCCCGGAGTATTCGGCTCCCGTTGCCCTGACGGTGCTGCCCAGCCTGGTTGCGGGCAACATCAGCGCCGACCAGGACATCTGCGCGGGCACCGCGCCGGCTGCGCTTAGCGGCGGCGGGGCCAGCGGGGGCACCGGCACGTTTGCGTACCAGTGGGAGTCTTCGGCGGATAATGTGAACTGGACGGCCGTTGCCGGCGCCACCGGGCCCACTTTCGCACCCGGCCCGCTCACGGCTACCACGTACTTCCGGCGCCGCGTAACGTCGGGCACCGGTACCTGCGCCTCGGCAGTTTCCAACGTGGTGACAATACGGGTGCAGCCGGCCGTGACGCCCACGGTAAGCGTGGCGCCGCCGCCCGTGCAGTGCCCCGGCACGCCGCTCACCTTCACGGCGGTGGTTGCCAACGCGGGCCCGGCGCCTATAATCCGGTGGTTTGTCAACAACGTGGGCATAACCAGTGGGCCGACGTTTACCAGCAGCACGCTGGCTTCCGGCGACCAGGTGCGGGTGGAGGTGACGCCCACGGCCGGGCTATGCAGCACGGGCCCGGCCGTGGCCACCGTTACAGTAACCCGCACGCCGACGCCGCTGCCCACGCTTACCATTGCCGTGCAGCCGGGCGGGCCCGCTTGCCTGGGTGCCCCGCTTACCTTCAGCATTGCCTCCGTAACGGAGCCCGGCCCGGCCCCCGAGTACCAGTGGCAGGTCAACGGCGGCGACGTGGTCGGGGCTACGGGCCCGGTCTTCACCAGCACAACGCTGCGCGAGGGCCAGATCGTGACGCTGCGCCTGCGCACGACCAACGTGTGCGGACAGCCCGTTACGGCCGTTTCCAATGGCGTGCCCGTGCGGATTCAGCCGCCGGTTGACGTGGATGCCGGCCCCGACAAGGAAATTCTGGCTGGCTCCTCCGTGACGCTGGAAGGCCGCGCCGACGGCACCTACCCCGTGCGGTGGGCGCCGGCCGCAGGGCTGACGTTCCGGGGCGACTCGCTCCGGCCCGTGGCCTCGCCCACGGTAACCACAACTTACACGCTCTCGGCCGGAACCGGCGGCTGCGCCGACTCCGACCAGGTGACGGTGACCGTGCGCCCGGCTATCCGCATTCCCAACGCCTTCACGCCCAACAATGATGGCCGCGACGACACCTGGCAGATTGAATTCATCGAGCAATTCCCCGACAATACGGTGAGCGTGTTCAACCGCTGGGGCAACCGGGTTTTCTCGGTTAACAACTACAGCCGGGCCAATGAGTGGCGCGGCGACATCAACGGCCAGCCGGCACCGGTCGGCACCTACTACTACGTCGTCGTCACGAAGGGCCCGCTAGGCAGGTCCTACAGCGGGTCAATTACGATTCTGTATTAAGGTCTTGGGGTCTTAGGGTCTTGGTCTCTGAACCAGCCTTTCGTTACCAATTAAATCTAAGACCCCAAGACCCCCAACAAGCCAAGTCCCCAAGACCCCTACGGTTATGAAAAGAGCTTTAACTCTACTGCTGCTGCTGCTGGCCGCCGCGCCCGCCTGGGCCCAGCAGCAGGCGCAGTACAGCCAGTACATGAACAACAACTACATCCTGAACCCCGGCACCACGGGCGTGGAGGACTACATCGACATCAAGTTCAGCTACCGCACCCAGTGGACGGGCCTGGAGGGGGCGCCCAAGACCTACTACGTCAGTGGCAGCTCCTCGCTGGGCAAGTGGCGCACCACCAGCAAGCGCACCCTGCGCGACCGGCGCCGGCCGTTTCACGCCCTGGGGGGCCTCGTGTACAACGACGTGACTGGCCCTACGAGCCGCACCGGCGCCTACGTTTCCTACGCCTACAATCTGGTGCTCCGGCCCAACCTCCGGGCGTCGCTGGGCGTGTCGGTGGGCATGCAGCAGTTTGCCGTGGACGGGGAAAAGCTGCGCTTCTTCGACCCCACCACCCGCGCCGCCAGCGACGCCTCCCGGGTGCT
This region of Hymenobacter sp. YIM 151500-1 genomic DNA includes:
- a CDS encoding T9SS type B sorting domain-containing protein translates to MPTELFTTLIPSLHISKSGHLAGVNGRRLVRRVRPAASWLLTLLLLLLSGAATTALAQATPPPECSQDEKFINNWYFGYRAGLDFNQATDSIPPAVLTNGRMVAPAGSGVMSDGNGSLLFYSNGDTVWSRNHSIMPNGTGLGGNRLATDGPLAIRKPGSPTTPGGPTSYYLFTQDAQGGPKGLSYSEIVIPAGGQGEVVATAKNVPLARGTTEKMTGVLHKNGCDIWIIVHGWGTATSGTDNRGDSFLAYRVTPAGVQTTPVISTIGSLHAPSIAAQGYRGQMKVSPDGEQLAVARFSETAATDSSSTVELFAFDAATGAVSNRRAIDSGAGGYYGVEFSPGRSRLYATVLSPPQLLQFDLTAANVPASRQVIPLNQTTPVGLGSMQAAPDGKIYVARDNQPALGFITYPDSLGAAVAYADDSLQLGGRRSGLGLPNFNQSSLLRVGFGAQSTACLEITFRAGSPIPNPERYEWDFGDGTKSTVANPVHTFPRPGDYVVTLRITNFCFCRETQALIRVPGPPTPGSIADSQTLCAGATPAPLTSAAPAGAGTGQFSYQWQSSPDNTTWTDIGGATAETFTPPALSTTTYFRRLVTSGFCEPRTPTASVRITVLPALVAGSIAADQTVCAGTTPAPLTSSAPATGGTGTFAYQWESSTDNTTWTAISGATGETLAPGPLTVTTYFRRQVRSGACTTGPSNTVTVTVAPALTAGSIAASQTVCAGGTPAALTSETPATGGTGSIDYQWESSTDNTTWTPISGATGPTYAPGALTATTYFRRRASSGSACAPALSNVVTITVAPALVAGTIGTSQTLCPGATPAPLTSTAGASGGTGTPVYQWESSPDNSTWTAIAGATGETFTPGPLFVTTYFRRRVTAGPCGPEYSAPVALTVLPPLSAGSIAADQTICAGAAPAPLTSTSEAGGGTGTFAYQWESSVDNVNWTAVAGATGATFTPGPLAATTYFRRQVSSGACTTTPSNVVTITVVPALTAGSIAANQTVCTGGIPAALTSETPAAGGTGTVAYQWESSPDNSTWTAIGGATGPTYAPGALTVTTYFRRRASSGPCGPALSNVVTITVAPALAAGTIGASQALCPDAVPAPLTSTAGASGGTGSYSYQWESSADNSTWTPIAGATGADYAPGPLVATTYYRRRVTSGPCGPEYSAPVALTVLPSLVAGNISADQDICAGTAPAALSGGGASGGTGTFAYQWESSADNVNWTAVAGATGPTFAPGPLTATTYFRRRVTSGTGTCASAVSNVVTIRVQPAVTPTVSVAPPPVQCPGTPLTFTAVVANAGPAPIIRWFVNNVGITSGPTFTSSTLASGDQVRVEVTPTAGLCSTGPAVATVTVTRTPTPLPTLTIAVQPGGPACLGAPLTFSIASVTEPGPAPEYQWQVNGGDVVGATGPVFTSTTLREGQIVTLRLRTTNVCGQPVTAVSNGVPVRIQPPVDVDAGPDKEILAGSSVTLEGRADGTYPVRWAPAAGLTFRGDSLRPVASPTVTTTYTLSAGTGGCADSDQVTVTVRPAIRIPNAFTPNNDGRDDTWQIEFIEQFPDNTVSVFNRWGNRVFSVNNYSRANEWRGDINGQPAPVGTYYYVVVTKGPLGRSYSGSITILY
- a CDS encoding PorP/SprF family type IX secretion system membrane protein → MKRALTLLLLLLAAAPAWAQQQAQYSQYMNNNYILNPGTTGVEDYIDIKFSYRTQWTGLEGAPKTYYVSGSSSLGKWRTTSKRTLRDRRRPFHALGGLVYNDVTGPTSRTGAYVSYAYNLVLRPNLRASLGVSVGMQQFAVDGEKLRFFDPTTRAASDASRVLDGSVGLWVYSSDFYVGVSGAQLLANKLDFSYGPNTLEAGMGNSLKRHYFATAGVRVPLSNDWSLVPSVLIKAVNPAPLSLDLNAKLKYQDLLWAGVSWRAFDSFVALAGLSYEQFTLGYSYDAGLSELAGYHGGSHEVLLGLRLKKKTQVVCTNRFW